In the genome of Vicia villosa cultivar HV-30 ecotype Madison, WI linkage group LG7, Vvil1.0, whole genome shotgun sequence, one region contains:
- the LOC131616301 gene encoding IAA-amino acid hydrolase ILR1-like 4 — translation MFSSSFKFKTFHFCIIIFILHVFAAAPILSDNSSINNFLEIAKSPELFDWMVSIRRKIHEYPELGYEEFDTSKLIRSELDKMGIPYKHPVAITGVIGFIGTGLPPFVALRADMDALPMQEMVEWEHKSKIDGKMHSCGHDAHVAMVLGAAKILKKHEKEIQGTVVLVFQPAEEVGGGAKRIVESGVLENVSAIFGLHIAPEVPIGVVASRPGPILAGSGFFEAKISGKGGHAAIPQQAIDPVLAASNVIISLQYLVSREADPLDSQVVTIAKFQGGSAFNVIPDYVTIGGTFRAFSQQSFNQLRLRIEEVIIGQAAVHRCNATVDFLDGVNPFYPPTVNDADLHEHFVNVAVNMLGIDKVISDMTPVMGSEDFSFYQEAMPGYFFILGVRNSEHKASSFLHSPYLEINEDGLPYGAALHASLASSYLVEHQQDVERKYHDEL, via the exons ATGTTTTCTTCTTCCTTCAAATTCAAGACTTTCCATTTTTGTATCATCATATTCATCTTACATGTCTTTGCTGCAGCACCCATTTTGTCAGATAATTCCTCAATCAACAACTTTCTAGAGATTGCCAAGAGTCCTGAGCTTTTTGATTGGATGGTCAGTATCAGAAGGAAGATTCATGAGTATCCTGAACTTGGTTATGAAGAATTTGACACAAGTAAACTGATAAGATCAGAATTGGATAAAATGGGTATACCTTATAAACATCCAGTTGCAATCACTGGTGTCATTGGCTTCATAGGAACTGGATTGCCTCCTTTTGTTGCTTTAAGAGCTGACATGGATGCTCTTCCCATGCAG GAAATGGTGGAGTGGGAGCATAAGAGTAAGATAGATGGAAAGATGCATTCTTGTGGCCATGATGCTCATGTTGCCATGGTACTTGGTGCTGCAAAGATTCTTAAAAAGCATGAGAAAGAGATTCAA GGAACTGTTGTTCTTGTTTTCCAACCAGCAGAGGAAGTTGGTGGAGGGGCTAAGAGAATTGTAGAATCTGGAGTGTTAGAAAATGTTAGTGCTATCTTTGGATTGCATATTGCTCCTGAAGTACCAATAGGTGTAGTGGCCTCTAGGCCTGGTCCAATATTGGCAGGAAGTGGCTTCTTTGAAGCAAAAATAAGTGGAAAGGGAGGTCATGCTGCTATCCCTCAACAGGCTATAGACCCTGTATTGGCAGCTTCTAATGTGATTATTAGCTTACAATACCTTGTTTCTCGCGAGGCCGATCCTCTTGACTCCCAG GTTGTGACTATTGCGAAGTTCCAAGGAGGTAGTGCTTTCAATGTTATTCCAGATTATGTCACAATTGGTGGCACCTTCCGAGCCTTTTCTCAACAAAGCTTCAACCAACTGAGACTGCGGATTGAGGAGGTTATTATTGGGCAAGCTGCTGTGCATAGGTGCAATGCAACTGTGGACTTCCTTGATGGAGTGAATCCTTTCTATCCTCCAACTGTAAACGATGCCGATTTGCACGAACATTTTGTGAATGTTGCAGTGAATATGCTTGGAATTGATAAAGTTATCAGTGACATGACCCCGGTCATGGGATCTGAAGACTTTTCATTCTATCAAGAGGCCATGCCTGGTTACTTCTTCATCCTTGGAGTGAGGAATTCCGAACATAAGGCGTCGTCATTTTTACACTCGCCTTATCTCGAAATCAATGAAGATGGACTTCCTTATGGAGCTGCACTTCATGCATCATTGGCTTCTAGTTATCTTGTAGAACATCAGCAGGATGTTGAGAGAAAATATCATGATGAATTATAA